From one Enterococcus sp. DIV2402 genomic stretch:
- a CDS encoding YwqG family protein: MKSLRELFPNDDIYQAMQQTEVAALAFSFKNAGPLSLTTSKAGGVGYFPKELAYPTNLAGQPLSLLAQINFEEMPHLAEYPKKGILAFYIDLFDDLMGLDFDNPTNNTGFRVVYFEDIIKKSYTREEMDDIFAEFPKEDDYRVVNGEFQMLGTIEPRYLVTDSYSFEKVYGTHFYKYMETHFGDAADDVSDAIYENLAIAGALMGGYPFFTQEDPRNYAENVTHTELLFQLDTDEIGIMWGDSGVGNFFISKEDLANRNFTNVLYNWDCY; encoded by the coding sequence ATGAAATCATTAAGAGAACTATTTCCAAATGATGACATATATCAGGCGATGCAACAAACAGAAGTAGCTGCGTTGGCTTTTTCTTTTAAAAATGCGGGACCGTTATCTTTAACAACGAGTAAAGCAGGTGGTGTGGGTTATTTTCCAAAAGAGTTGGCTTATCCAACAAATTTAGCAGGTCAACCGTTATCTTTATTAGCCCAAATCAATTTTGAAGAAATGCCGCACTTAGCAGAATATCCGAAAAAGGGAATTTTAGCATTTTATATTGATTTATTCGATGATCTGATGGGATTGGATTTTGATAACCCGACCAATAATACGGGGTTTAGAGTTGTTTATTTTGAAGACATCATAAAAAAAAGTTATACCAGAGAAGAAATGGATGACATTTTTGCAGAATTCCCTAAAGAAGATGACTATCGTGTAGTGAATGGTGAATTTCAAATGCTTGGGACAATCGAACCTCGCTATTTAGTGACAGATAGTTATTCTTTTGAAAAAGTATATGGCACGCATTTTTATAAGTATATGGAAACGCACTTTGGCGATGCTGCCGATGATGTGAGCGATGCCATTTATGAGAATCTCGCAATTGCTGGGGCACTAATGGGAGGCTATCCGTTCTTCACACAAGAAGACCCCCGTAACTACGCTGAAAATGTCACACATACTGAATTATTGTTCCAGTTAGACACGGATGAGATTGGGATTATGTGGGGCGACTCGGGTGTAGGTAATTTCTTTATTTCGAAAGAAGATTTAGCCAATCGAAATTTTACCAATGTTCTTTACAATTGGGATTGTTATTAA
- a CDS encoding EamA family transporter, whose product MDKKKAIAPSAAVITAAAILTNVIWGAPFKIIKVMNAELEIDCALLGDHYMRQMLSVISIRFILAGLMTLVFAMCIGQNIFKVTKKQWGDVVLMGLVSTTAAHFFFNIGNVTISSTINSTILAPSLYSLL is encoded by the coding sequence ATGGACAAGAAAAAAGCAATTGCCCCCTCCGCTGCTGTGATAACTGCCGCAGCCATTTTAACCAACGTCATTTGGGGTGCACCGTTTAAAATAATTAAAGTGATGAATGCCGAGTTAGAAATTGATTGCGCACTTTTAGGCGACCACTACATGAGACAAATGTTATCTGTCATCAGTATCCGTTTTATCTTAGCAGGTTTAATGACTTTAGTCTTTGCTATGTGTATCGGACAAAATATCTTTAAAGTAACAAAAAAACAATGGGGTGATGTCGTATTGATGGGACTTGTCTCAACGACTGCTGCCCATTTCTTCTTTAACATCGGCAATGTTACTATCAGCTCAACCATCAATTCAACAATTTTAGCACCATCATTATATTCTTTGCTGTGA
- a CDS encoding PTS sugar transporter subunit IIB, which translates to MKKVRVLIACGAGIATSTVVVKKVEDLFAEHHIPCEIQQIKISEAVGKQENADMLISTTMLPTQYKIPAIQAMAFLTGIGTEKVEDKIITIAKEILA; encoded by the coding sequence ATGAAAAAAGTACGAGTTTTGATTGCATGTGGTGCAGGAATTGCAACGTCAACGGTAGTGGTAAAAAAAGTAGAAGATTTATTTGCAGAGCATCATATTCCCTGTGAAATTCAGCAAATTAAAATTTCGGAAGCAGTAGGAAAGCAAGAGAATGCAGACATGCTCATCTCGACGACTATGCTTCCAACACAGTATAAAATTCCGGCGATTCAAGCAATGGCCTTTCTTACAGGTATTGGGACAGAAAAAGTAGAAGACAAAATTATCACCATCGCAAAAGAAATTCTGGCATAG
- a CDS encoding BglG family transcription antiterminator, which produces MELDVRTNELFMEILNHPNETSGTLGKRLGLTRAQINYSFKKLNEYLADLQLEAIHRTPNGHFVVPRTVNEQFNDLHQRKQIDIYLAPEERMHLITLMLLSKTDFLSMNHFIVELNVSKNTVVRDLKELGALLAKQGFKLEYLRSKGYRIKATEWQRRQLLLETINQIYLFDTDGTLLLQFADINEASLANYQAKVEAVEQSLNIRYSDNNIKNLPVFTLLLHRRVKRKKTIRYDVELDFSELQETQEYNVIKEIFFDGALATADFNDVIYFTLLFLSTNLTQIDILSAKELRQLELAVTKVIQNFEKTAHVTIVDKEELLQRVMIHMRPAYYRIKYQMHLNEVDIERQKNMGVSSVFYLVKQSLEPLEQFFSKQLPETEIFYLALFFGGHLLEHESVLAKEERKTAIIVCTNGISVSLMLERNLTGLFPEIDFIATLSAREFYEKNIEAEYVFSSVPLETDKRFYLVKDFLTDEGKLQLRKQVMNDTLVGMDDFALAEKIVKKVKKNTKVLDEEALFLDVLNVLKENVAKNEKIKDHVIHFDQLIPSKSILIEENQVTWHEALDALSQPLISEKIITPQYLTALKQEMAEIPPYMVFRNRLALPHTEPEKGALGVAMSFGIFKEGLVTETGERIHIVVLLASNDKEKHIDALLELMDLSGRDDYISKLVECQTAAQAYKILHSYRINYWG; this is translated from the coding sequence ATGGAATTAGACGTACGAACAAATGAATTATTTATGGAGATATTGAATCATCCTAATGAAACAAGTGGAACATTAGGCAAACGCTTGGGTTTAACACGGGCGCAAATAAACTATTCGTTTAAAAAACTGAACGAATATTTAGCCGATTTACAATTAGAAGCAATTCATCGAACGCCCAATGGCCACTTTGTTGTTCCGCGAACAGTTAACGAGCAGTTTAATGATTTGCATCAGCGTAAACAAATTGATATTTATTTGGCACCAGAGGAACGGATGCATTTAATCACATTGATGTTATTATCAAAAACTGATTTTTTATCAATGAATCATTTTATTGTTGAACTAAATGTGAGTAAAAATACCGTAGTTAGAGATTTAAAAGAGTTAGGTGCACTCTTAGCTAAACAAGGGTTTAAATTAGAGTATTTACGCTCAAAAGGCTATCGCATTAAAGCAACTGAATGGCAACGTCGACAGTTGTTATTGGAAACAATTAATCAAATTTATTTGTTTGATACAGATGGCACATTGTTACTCCAATTTGCGGATATTAATGAAGCGAGTTTAGCCAACTATCAAGCGAAAGTCGAAGCTGTTGAACAATCTCTAAATATTCGCTACTCCGACAACAACATCAAAAATTTACCGGTGTTCACTTTGTTGTTGCATCGACGTGTGAAACGCAAAAAAACGATTCGTTACGATGTCGAATTAGATTTCTCAGAATTACAAGAAACACAAGAATACAATGTGATCAAAGAAATATTTTTTGATGGTGCGCTTGCTACAGCTGATTTTAATGATGTGATTTACTTTACGTTATTATTTCTATCAACGAATTTGACGCAAATCGACATTTTATCTGCTAAGGAGTTGCGGCAACTAGAATTAGCTGTCACAAAGGTCATTCAAAACTTTGAGAAAACAGCCCATGTGACCATTGTAGATAAAGAAGAGTTGTTACAGCGAGTGATGATACACATGCGTCCAGCTTATTATCGGATTAAATATCAAATGCACTTAAATGAAGTGGACATCGAACGACAAAAAAATATGGGTGTTTCTTCGGTATTTTATTTAGTGAAACAATCCTTAGAACCATTGGAACAATTTTTTTCAAAACAGTTACCAGAAACGGAAATCTTTTATTTGGCTTTGTTTTTTGGCGGACATTTATTAGAACATGAGAGTGTGCTTGCAAAGGAAGAACGCAAAACGGCCATCATTGTTTGTACGAATGGCATTTCGGTTTCATTGATGCTAGAAAGAAATTTGACGGGGCTTTTCCCCGAAATTGATTTTATCGCCACGCTATCGGCTAGAGAATTTTATGAGAAAAATATTGAAGCAGAATATGTTTTTTCTTCGGTACCTTTAGAAACGGACAAACGGTTTTATTTAGTGAAGGATTTTCTAACCGATGAGGGTAAATTACAGCTTAGAAAGCAAGTAATGAATGATACGTTAGTTGGAATGGATGATTTTGCTTTAGCTGAAAAAATTGTCAAAAAAGTTAAAAAAAATACCAAAGTATTAGATGAAGAAGCGTTATTTTTAGATGTTTTAAATGTGTTAAAAGAAAATGTGGCAAAAAATGAAAAAATCAAAGACCACGTGATTCATTTCGACCAGTTAATTCCATCTAAAAGTATATTAATTGAAGAAAATCAGGTGACTTGGCATGAAGCGCTAGACGCGTTAAGTCAACCACTCATTTCTGAAAAAATAATCACACCACAGTATTTAACGGCATTAAAACAAGAGATGGCAGAGATACCGCCGTATATGGTTTTTCGCAATCGATTGGCCTTGCCACATACTGAACCAGAAAAAGGCGCGCTGGGAGTAGCTATGAGTTTTGGTATCTTTAAAGAAGGACTTGTTACTGAGACAGGTGAACGGATACATATTGTCGTATTATTAGCTTCCAATGATAAAGAAAAGCATATAGATGCGCTCTTAGAATTAATGGATTTATCCGGAAGAGACGATTATATTTCAAAATTAGTAGAATGTCAGACGGCAGCACAAGCCTATAAAATTCTACATTCCTATCGAATCAACTATTGGGGGTAA
- a CDS encoding zinc-binding dehydrogenase produces MTTDKMLGVTKTAPGYDQMALLEVDIPSPAADELLVKVAYTGICGSDIHTFKGEYNNPTTPVILGHEFSGQVVEVGADVTKFVPNDRVTSQTTFYVCNECEYCAKEQYNLCPHRKGIGTQQNGSMANYLLVKEKYAHKLPDSLSYKGAAMTEPLACCVHAMYQKSHLDLHDTILIIGPGPIGLYLVQIAKEIGSKVIVTGITRDEHRLALAQKMGADVIVNTEKEDLKEVVLQETDELGVDKIYDASGAVGAINYALPLIRKGGEFIQVGLFKNKMNELDLETIIQREINYVGSRSQNPYDWPVALHLLAKGSIHIDEMITKEFVLADWRKAFESVMSGDEIKVMIKSNDF; encoded by the coding sequence ATGACAACGGATAAAATGTTAGGTGTAACTAAAACGGCACCTGGATACGATCAAATGGCACTCTTAGAAGTAGATATTCCGTCTCCTGCAGCGGATGAATTATTAGTGAAAGTTGCTTATACAGGGATTTGTGGTTCAGATATACACACATTTAAAGGCGAATATAACAATCCTACAACACCGGTGATTTTAGGACATGAATTTTCTGGTCAAGTGGTGGAAGTGGGAGCAGACGTGACAAAATTTGTCCCAAATGATCGAGTGACGAGTCAAACGACTTTTTATGTATGCAATGAATGTGAATATTGCGCAAAAGAACAATATAATTTATGCCCCCACCGCAAAGGTATTGGTACACAACAAAATGGCTCAATGGCTAATTATTTATTAGTAAAGGAAAAATATGCGCATAAGTTACCGGACTCTTTAAGCTATAAGGGTGCCGCAATGACTGAACCGTTAGCATGTTGCGTCCACGCCATGTATCAAAAAAGTCATTTGGATTTACATGATACGATTTTAATTATTGGTCCTGGTCCGATTGGTTTGTATTTAGTTCAAATTGCAAAAGAAATTGGTTCTAAAGTTATTGTGACAGGCATTACCAGAGATGAACATCGGTTGGCGTTAGCACAAAAAATGGGTGCTGATGTGATTGTAAATACAGAAAAAGAAGACTTAAAAGAAGTTGTTTTACAAGAAACCGATGAGTTAGGTGTAGATAAAATTTACGATGCTTCTGGTGCGGTAGGTGCCATTAATTATGCGTTACCGTTAATTCGAAAAGGCGGCGAGTTCATTCAAGTAGGTTTGTTCAAAAATAAAATGAATGAATTAGATTTAGAAACAATTATCCAAAGAGAAATTAACTACGTAGGTAGCCGTTCTCAAAATCCCTATGATTGGCCAGTAGCATTGCATTTACTTGCAAAAGGTTCTATTCATATTGATGAAATGATTACCAAAGAATTTGTGTTAGCAGATTGGCGCAAAGCATTTGAAAGTGTCATGTCTGGGGATGAAATTAAAGTGATGATTAAGTCCAATGACTTTTAA
- a CDS encoding PTS galactitol transporter subunit IIC → MDTLMNIVQSVLNMGASVMLPIIIFILGVVFKVKPTKALLSGITVGIGMIGINLVINLLTTSVGPAAQAMVERFGLNLTVIDGGWPAIAAGTWAQPISALMIPIILVVNLIMLALNWTKTLNIDIWNYWHMSAAAATVYIVTGNLILGVIAGIAYTVFVQILADKTAPAVQEYYGLEGIAFSTGSTAGYAVLGIPIGWVISRIPGIRDIDVNPETIQKRFGIFGEPMVMGILIGGVLAALGGYDISGILQMGMTMGAVMLLMPRMVKILMEGLIPIQEGAQKLLKDRYGDREIFLGMDAALATGSPSALATGLLMVPITLFLAVILPGNRVLPFGDLATIPFFVGMIVPSRKGNILHSVLTCTVVMVFALLMATDYAPVLTQMAEGVVAFPEGAAQISNFDTGGNILNWIFLKLAQLWNGIF, encoded by the coding sequence ATGGATACATTGATGAATATTGTACAGAGTGTCTTGAATATGGGTGCAAGTGTAATGTTACCAATCATTATTTTTATTCTAGGTGTCGTTTTTAAAGTGAAACCTACCAAAGCATTGCTTTCGGGAATTACGGTGGGAATCGGCATGATTGGCATTAATTTAGTGATTAATCTTTTAACGACGAGCGTAGGTCCAGCTGCTCAAGCAATGGTTGAACGTTTTGGGTTAAATTTAACGGTGATTGATGGTGGTTGGCCGGCTATTGCCGCTGGAACTTGGGCACAGCCTATCTCAGCCTTGATGATTCCCATTATTTTAGTGGTTAATTTGATAATGTTAGCATTGAATTGGACCAAAACGTTAAATATTGATATTTGGAATTATTGGCATATGTCGGCAGCCGCAGCAACTGTTTATATTGTGACTGGAAATTTAATTCTAGGTGTGATTGCGGGGATTGCATATACCGTATTTGTACAAATTTTAGCAGACAAAACGGCGCCTGCTGTCCAAGAATATTATGGCCTTGAAGGGATTGCTTTTTCAACTGGATCAACAGCCGGTTATGCTGTATTGGGAATTCCGATTGGCTGGGTGATTAGTCGAATTCCAGGTATTCGTGACATTGATGTTAACCCAGAGACCATTCAAAAACGTTTCGGCATTTTCGGTGAGCCAATGGTTATGGGTATCTTAATTGGTGGAGTATTGGCAGCTTTAGGTGGGTATGATATTTCAGGTATTTTGCAAATGGGAATGACGATGGGTGCCGTTATGTTATTAATGCCACGGATGGTAAAAATTTTAATGGAAGGTTTAATTCCTATCCAAGAAGGCGCGCAAAAATTATTGAAAGATCGCTATGGAGACCGTGAAATTTTCCTAGGAATGGATGCGGCGTTAGCAACTGGTTCACCATCAGCTTTAGCTACAGGTTTATTAATGGTACCAATCACGCTATTTTTAGCAGTTATCTTACCAGGAAATCGCGTGTTACCATTTGGAGACTTAGCAACAATTCCATTTTTCGTAGGAATGATTGTTCCAAGTCGCAAAGGAAACATTTTGCATTCTGTTTTAACGTGTACAGTTGTAATGGTATTTGCTTTATTAATGGCGACAGATTATGCACCAGTTTTAACACAAATGGCAGAGGGTGTGGTAGCCTTTCCAGAAGGTGCTGCCCAAATTAGTAATTTTGACACCGGTGGAAATATTTTAAACTGGATTTTCTTAAAATTAGCACAATTATGGAATGGTATTTTCTAA
- a CDS encoding PTS sugar transporter subunit IIA, with protein MAEKVTDYLKNAPILLGDEFENREFVFTKVTEQTLEKGWVTEQFLQKIIEREQVFPTGLHQGSFGIAIPHTDPECIVEEFISLVVPKKPVTFQRMDDINLSVGADFIFILGLNQPHQQLAMLQQLMELIQNTTLLQALSKQTEAQDIITLLEENGY; from the coding sequence ATGGCAGAAAAAGTAACAGATTATTTAAAGAATGCACCGATTTTATTAGGTGATGAATTTGAAAACCGCGAATTTGTGTTTACTAAAGTAACGGAACAAACGCTTGAAAAAGGTTGGGTGACGGAACAATTCTTACAGAAAATTATTGAGCGTGAACAGGTTTTTCCAACAGGTTTGCACCAAGGTTCCTTTGGGATTGCAATTCCTCATACAGATCCGGAATGTATTGTAGAAGAGTTTATTTCCTTGGTCGTTCCTAAAAAGCCAGTTACTTTTCAACGGATGGACGACATTAATTTATCTGTAGGCGCTGATTTCATCTTTATCTTAGGCTTGAATCAACCGCATCAGCAATTAGCGATGCTGCAACAATTAATGGAGTTAATTCAAAATACTACCTTACTTCAAGCATTATCGAAACAAACGGAAGCCCAAGACATCATTACCTTACTTGAAGAAAATGGCTATTAA
- a CDS encoding AraC family transcriptional regulator, which produces MYQFSYEQHQKFYEFLEQLDCYISSEAGMIAELHEFKENSQRNIAALVCQNIQEKLSFPAPYLRILYVLEGEVKILIDGKELVLGAGGMILSNRFTTIAYEELQAGTCIVGFYFKPEYFTESLLNQLAEEPLLYRFLIESLKSEDTIGRYYVFEFSALDDVHFYSMLLLKQVVKMRYKDNKVTRAAFLLLMVEVSQLAEKSLRLNDSFISSTILVSEMLNVIENNLKDITLEKLARQFNFHPNYLSSLIKKETGKSFKEHLLTMRLETAAYYLRNTKLPIQKISEEIGYQDRAFFFRIFKKYYEKTPGQYRSKFQSVQVSDSKENN; this is translated from the coding sequence ATGTATCAATTTAGTTACGAACAACATCAGAAGTTTTATGAGTTTTTGGAGCAATTGGATTGCTATATTTCTTCGGAAGCAGGAATGATAGCAGAATTACATGAGTTTAAAGAGAATTCTCAACGAAATATTGCTGCCTTAGTTTGTCAAAATATCCAAGAAAAATTAAGTTTTCCGGCACCTTATCTGCGGATTTTGTATGTGTTAGAAGGGGAAGTTAAGATATTAATTGATGGGAAGGAATTGGTTTTAGGCGCTGGTGGGATGATTTTATCCAATCGGTTTACGACAATTGCTTATGAGGAGTTGCAAGCAGGGACCTGCATTGTTGGTTTTTATTTTAAACCTGAATATTTTACTGAGTCTTTGTTAAATCAGTTAGCGGAAGAACCGTTATTGTATCGTTTTTTGATTGAATCATTAAAATCAGAAGATACGATTGGTCGTTATTACGTTTTTGAATTTAGTGCCTTAGATGATGTGCATTTCTATAGTATGCTATTGTTAAAACAAGTAGTGAAAATGCGTTATAAAGACAATAAAGTTACACGTGCCGCCTTTTTATTATTGATGGTTGAAGTTAGTCAATTGGCTGAAAAGTCCTTGCGTTTAAATGATTCCTTTATTTCTTCAACGATTTTAGTATCAGAAATGTTGAATGTAATAGAAAATAATTTGAAAGATATCACGTTAGAAAAACTAGCGAGACAATTTAATTTTCATCCCAATTATTTATCAAGTTTGATAAAAAAAGAAACGGGCAAATCATTCAAAGAACATCTTTTGACCATGCGATTAGAAACGGCAGCTTATTATTTACGCAATACCAAATTACCTATTCAAAAAATCAGTGAAGAAATTGGGTATCAAGATCGAGCATTCTTCTTTCGTATTTTTAAAAAATATTACGAAAAGACACCCGGACAATATCGAAGTAAATTTCAATCCGTACAAGTTTCCGATTCTAAAGAAAACAATTAG
- a CDS encoding CPBP family intramembrane glutamic endopeptidase produces the protein MDTNQIGQNQEMLNELSQNIPMIATFLVIAIYAPIVEELVFRQAIMGYVDKNNRPKVIFLTILSVAIFTLLHTLQVVDIFLYLPLSLLLTWLYWKYDRNIIASIIFHFVNNTIAVITMLLLL, from the coding sequence ATGGATACTAATCAAATTGGCCAAAATCAGGAAATGTTAAATGAACTATCACAAAATATTCCGATGATTGCTACGTTCTTAGTTATAGCTATCTATGCCCCCATCGTCGAAGAACTTGTTTTTCGGCAAGCAATTATGGGATATGTCGATAAAAACAATCGGCCAAAAGTGATTTTTTTAACCATTCTTTCTGTGGCTATTTTCACCTTATTACACACATTACAAGTGGTTGACATCTTTTTATACCTTCCACTTTCACTACTATTAACTTGGCTTTATTGGAAATATGACCGCAACATTATTGCTTCAATTATTTTTCATTTTGTGAATAATACTATTGCAGTCATTACGATGCTGCTATTGCTATAA
- a CDS encoding NAD(P)H-dependent oxidoreductase, with product MTKVTLIVGANSMSSRLNGLVEYTQKVLFDYKLQTQVIQVNMLPHQALLTADVMDSTLQSYNEKIAASEGVLVFTPIFKGSYSGILKTYLDVLPQKALANKVVYALGLGGSHHHLLALQYALEPVLKELGTEELLQSTYVVQEQVTKDDINGFLVSDVVKQRINQQLEQFYTRIEAKQLKEEPRWEKIV from the coding sequence ATGACGAAAGTTACACTCATTGTCGGTGCCAATTCAATGTCTTCTAGATTAAATGGCTTGGTAGAATATACGCAAAAAGTATTGTTTGACTATAAATTACAAACGCAGGTGATTCAAGTAAACATGTTGCCGCATCAAGCGTTATTGACTGCTGATGTCATGGATAGCACTCTTCAATCATATAACGAAAAAATTGCAGCTAGTGAGGGTGTTTTAGTTTTTACTCCAATTTTTAAAGGCAGTTATTCAGGAATTTTGAAAACCTATTTAGACGTATTGCCACAAAAAGCATTAGCAAATAAAGTCGTTTACGCATTAGGGCTGGGAGGATCGCATCATCATTTGTTGGCGTTACAGTACGCCTTAGAACCAGTTTTAAAAGAATTAGGAACAGAAGAGCTCTTGCAATCAACCTATGTTGTCCAAGAGCAAGTCACAAAAGATGATATTAATGGTTTTCTAGTTAGTGATGTGGTTAAACAACGTATCAATCAACAATTAGAACAATTTTATACTCGGATTGAAGCAAAACAGCTAAAGGAGGAACCACGATGGGAAAAGATCGTTTAA
- the arr gene encoding NAD(+)--rifampin ADP-ribosyltransferase, with the protein MTTDNVLDRGPFLHGTKAVLQLGDCLKPQHHSNYEVGRISNYIYFTGTLEAAKWGAELAIGSGKERIYLVEPLGEFENDPNLTDKRFPGNPTRSYRSKEPLKIIGELATWERHTDEMIAQTKAHLKQMQADGTAEIID; encoded by the coding sequence ATGACAACTGATAATGTGTTAGATCGTGGACCCTTTTTGCATGGGACAAAAGCTGTCTTGCAACTAGGTGATTGCCTTAAACCGCAACATCATTCCAACTATGAAGTCGGACGAATTTCTAATTATATCTATTTTACAGGTACTTTAGAAGCTGCCAAATGGGGCGCGGAATTGGCCATTGGTTCTGGAAAAGAACGAATCTATTTAGTGGAACCTTTAGGTGAATTTGAAAATGATCCCAATCTAACTGACAAACGTTTTCCTGGGAACCCCACACGCTCTTACCGCTCGAAAGAACCATTAAAAATCATTGGAGAACTGGCAACATGGGAACGCCATACTGATGAAATGATTGCTCAAACAAAAGCTCATTTAAAACAAATGCAAGCTGACGGTACAGCTGAAATTATTGATTAA
- the rpiB gene encoding ribose 5-phosphate isomerase B gives MKIAIGNDHGGFELKKAIVVFLKEHNIEVIDVGTHKLLESGDYPDFAEMVAEKVAKNEVDSGILICGTGIGVSITANKIAGVRAAVVGDVFSAQATKEHNHANVLCLGQRVIGEGLALMIVDTWLKTECSMDERHLRRIEKIHLIERRKQEN, from the coding sequence ATGAAAATCGCAATTGGAAATGATCACGGTGGCTTTGAACTGAAAAAAGCAATTGTTGTCTTTTTAAAAGAACACAACATTGAAGTCATTGATGTCGGCACACATAAGCTATTAGAATCTGGAGATTATCCAGATTTTGCCGAAATGGTCGCCGAAAAAGTGGCTAAGAATGAAGTAGACAGTGGGATTTTAATTTGTGGAACAGGGATTGGCGTTAGCATTACCGCCAACAAAATAGCAGGTGTCCGTGCTGCGGTGGTTGGGGATGTCTTTTCCGCACAAGCCACCAAAGAACACAATCATGCCAATGTTTTGTGCTTAGGGCAACGCGTAATCGGTGAAGGCTTGGCGCTGATGATTGTGGATACTTGGTTGAAGACAGAATGTTCGATGGATGAACGTCATTTACGTAGAATTGAGAAAATTCATTTGATTGAAAGACGCAAACAGGAAAATTGA
- a CDS encoding LysR family transcriptional regulator, producing the protein MDIREIQTFAVIVKTGSFQKAAEILQYSQPTISMRIKQLEAELKIPLFERGKTLQLTPAGTLFYEKAQALLAQYDALDQLAEQLHNETPRSLVLGISDPTASLIMPQVIKSFNDAHPTVTIHVQVADANACSQALQDGIIDFAICGAPNLMLDHYYEPFFYDDLNLLVSEQHPLAHRKVVSLKELKNETFLFTPENCPIRIQIEQYLRRSIGDQYKKMEVTTSLSHKYYVRENLGVSIFTATAHSEVFSGTKVIPIKNLPIHPPIGLLTPSNKTDYDSITLSMIQRIIEAFENRGQDLHYPKILRNHTK; encoded by the coding sequence ATGGACATACGAGAAATTCAGACATTTGCAGTTATCGTTAAAACCGGCAGTTTCCAAAAAGCTGCTGAAATTTTACAATATTCACAACCAACTATCTCTATGCGCATCAAACAATTAGAAGCCGAATTAAAAATTCCCTTATTCGAACGGGGCAAAACGTTACAATTAACCCCTGCTGGTACTCTTTTTTATGAAAAAGCCCAAGCACTTCTAGCACAATATGACGCATTGGATCAGTTGGCGGAACAATTACATAACGAAACGCCACGTTCTTTAGTTTTAGGTATTTCAGATCCGACTGCTAGCTTAATTATGCCACAAGTCATCAAGTCATTTAATGATGCACATCCAACCGTTACGATTCATGTACAAGTGGCTGATGCCAACGCTTGTAGTCAAGCACTCCAAGATGGCATCATTGATTTTGCTATCTGTGGCGCACCCAATTTAATGTTGGACCATTATTATGAACCTTTTTTCTATGACGACTTAAATTTATTGGTTTCAGAACAGCATCCACTTGCTCATCGAAAAGTGGTGTCATTAAAAGAATTAAAAAATGAAACCTTCTTATTTACACCAGAAAACTGCCCGATTCGGATTCAAATCGAGCAGTATTTACGTCGCAGTATTGGCGATCAATATAAAAAAATGGAAGTAACGACTAGCTTGTCACACAAATATTATGTCCGTGAAAATTTGGGCGTTTCGATTTTTACTGCCACAGCGCATTCAGAAGTATTTAGTGGAACGAAAGTCATTCCCATCAAAAACTTGCCGATTCATCCACCAATTGGTTTATTGACGCCTTCAAATAAAACTGACTATGATAGCATTACCTTATCAATGATTCAACGGATTATCGAAGCATTTGAAAACCGTGGACAAGACTTACACTATCCAAAAATCTTGCGTAACCACACAAAATAA